One part of the Paraburkholderia flagellata genome encodes these proteins:
- a CDS encoding SDR family oxidoreductase: MQDAPLKVFITGASSGIGAALAAEYARQGAVLGLVARRGEALAGFRQSHPNHPISIYPADVRDADALAAAARDFIAQHGMPDIVIANAGVSRGVLTGEGDLATFRDVMDTNYFGMVATFEPFASAMAQAKRGTLVGIASVAGVRGLPGSGAYSASKAAALAYLEALRVEMRPFGVPVVTIAPGYIRTPMTAKNPYRMPFLMDADQFAAKAAQAIARGTAFAVFPWPMRVAATMLRALPRWVYDRVFEKAPRKPRTASH; encoded by the coding sequence ATGCAAGACGCGCCACTGAAGGTCTTCATCACCGGCGCGTCGAGCGGCATTGGCGCCGCGCTCGCCGCCGAATACGCGCGGCAGGGCGCCGTTCTCGGGCTCGTCGCGCGCCGCGGCGAGGCCCTTGCCGGCTTCCGGCAGTCCCACCCCAACCACCCCATCTCCATCTATCCCGCCGACGTGCGCGACGCCGATGCGCTCGCCGCCGCCGCGCGCGACTTCATCGCCCAGCACGGCATGCCCGACATCGTCATCGCCAATGCGGGCGTGAGCCGCGGCGTGCTGACGGGCGAAGGCGACCTCGCCACGTTCCGCGACGTGATGGACACCAACTACTTCGGCATGGTCGCCACCTTCGAGCCGTTCGCCTCGGCAATGGCGCAAGCGAAACGTGGCACGCTCGTGGGCATTGCGAGCGTGGCGGGCGTTCGCGGGCTGCCGGGCTCGGGCGCCTACAGCGCCTCGAAGGCCGCGGCGCTCGCCTATCTCGAAGCGCTGCGCGTGGAAATGCGCCCGTTCGGCGTGCCCGTGGTCACGATCGCGCCCGGCTATATCCGCACGCCCATGACGGCGAAGAACCCCTACCGCATGCCGTTCCTGATGGACGCGGACCAGTTCGCGGCGAAGGCCGCGCAAGCCATCGCGCGCGGCACCGCGTTCGCGGTGTTCCCCTGGCCGATGCGCGTGGCCGCCACTATGCTGCGCGCGCTGCCGCGCTGGGTCTACGACCGCGTGTTCGAAAAGGCGCCGCGCAAGCCGCGCACGGCGAGCCACTGA
- a CDS encoding ABC transporter substrate-binding protein, whose protein sequence is MRFTSPTARALVSGVPGLVLATALGAACAFAATPALAKPLTVCTESSPDGFDVVQFNSLVTTNASADVIFNSLVAYDEAQKKVVPSLADKWDVSADGLTYTFHLRPNVAFQTTEWFKPARTLNADDVVFTFDRMLDANNPWHKVAGASGFPHAQSMGLVKLVKSVTKVDANTVKFELNEPNATFLSILTMGFASIYSSEYADQLLKAGKQVDLNAKPVGTGPFALKSYTKDALIRYDVNPAYWGPKPKVDRLIYAITPDAAVRAQKVKAGECQIALSPKPQDVAAAKDDKSLKVVETPAYMTAFVALNTQKKPLDNQKVRQALNMAFDRTTYLKAIFDNTATPAANPWPPITWGYDKSIQPYPYDPAKAKQLLADAGYANGFSTTIWVRPNGSVLNPNPRAGAELLQADFAKVGVKAEIKVIEWGELIKEAKQGQHDTLFMGWAGDNGDPDNYLSPLFSCNAVQSGINFARFCDPQLDKLIADGKATADQAKRVKLYEAAQQIIHDQALWIPLGYPTAAAITRTNVSGYQVSPFGRQNFASVSVQ, encoded by the coding sequence ATGCGCTTCACCTCGCCCACCGCGCGCGCGCTTGTATCTGGCGTACCTGGACTTGTGCTCGCGACCGCGCTTGGCGCCGCTTGCGCGTTCGCGGCCACGCCCGCGCTCGCCAAACCGCTGACGGTCTGCACCGAGTCGAGCCCCGATGGCTTCGACGTCGTGCAGTTCAATTCGCTCGTCACGACCAACGCATCCGCCGACGTCATCTTCAATTCGCTCGTGGCCTACGACGAAGCGCAAAAGAAGGTCGTGCCCTCGCTCGCGGACAAGTGGGATGTGAGCGCCGACGGCCTGACCTACACGTTCCATCTGCGGCCCAACGTGGCGTTCCAGACGACCGAATGGTTCAAGCCCGCGCGCACGCTCAACGCCGACGACGTGGTCTTCACGTTCGATCGCATGCTCGACGCGAACAATCCGTGGCACAAGGTGGCAGGCGCGAGCGGCTTCCCGCACGCGCAGTCGATGGGCCTCGTGAAGCTCGTGAAGTCGGTCACGAAAGTCGATGCGAACACGGTGAAGTTCGAGCTCAACGAGCCGAATGCCACGTTCCTCTCGATCCTCACGATGGGCTTCGCGTCGATCTATTCGTCCGAGTACGCCGACCAGTTGCTCAAGGCCGGCAAGCAGGTCGACCTCAACGCGAAGCCGGTGGGCACGGGCCCGTTCGCGCTCAAGAGCTACACGAAGGACGCGCTGATCCGCTACGACGTGAACCCGGCCTACTGGGGGCCGAAGCCGAAGGTGGACCGCCTGATCTACGCGATCACGCCCGACGCCGCCGTGCGCGCGCAGAAGGTGAAGGCCGGCGAATGCCAGATCGCGCTCTCGCCCAAGCCCCAGGACGTGGCCGCGGCGAAGGACGACAAGTCGCTCAAGGTGGTGGAGACGCCCGCGTACATGACGGCGTTCGTCGCGCTCAACACGCAGAAGAAACCGCTAGACAACCAGAAAGTGCGCCAGGCGCTGAACATGGCGTTCGACCGCACGACGTACCTGAAGGCGATTTTCGACAACACGGCGACGCCTGCTGCGAACCCCTGGCCGCCCATCACCTGGGGCTACGACAAGTCGATCCAGCCGTATCCGTATGACCCAGCGAAGGCGAAGCAACTGCTCGCCGACGCCGGTTACGCCAACGGCTTCTCGACTACGATCTGGGTGCGCCCGAACGGCAGCGTGCTGAATCCGAACCCGCGCGCGGGCGCCGAGTTGCTGCAGGCCGATTTCGCGAAGGTCGGCGTGAAGGCCGAGATCAAGGTGATCGAGTGGGGCGAGCTGATCAAGGAAGCGAAGCAGGGCCAGCACGACACGCTCTTCATGGGCTGGGCCGGCGACAACGGCGACCCCGACAACTATCTCTCGCCGCTCTTTAGCTGCAATGCGGTGCAGTCGGGCATCAACTTCGCGCGCTTTTGCGATCCGCAGCTCGACAAGCTGATCGCCGACGGCAAGGCCACCGCGGATCAAGCCAAGCGCGTGAAGCTCTACGAAGCCGCTCAGCAGATCATCCACGACCAGGCGCTGTGGATTCCGCTTGGCTACCCGACCGCCGCCGCGATCACGCGTACGAACGTGAGCGGCTATCAGGTGAGCCCGTTCGGACGCCAGAACTTCGCGAGCGTCTCGGTGCAGTAA
- a CDS encoding sulfate ABC transporter substrate-binding protein — protein sequence MAGLGRTARWLGAGIIALSAVAAHAETSLLNVSYDVTRELYKDINASFIADYQKKTGETLSIKQSHGASSAQALSVLQGLQADVVTMNQPNDIDLLAQQGHLVPANWRTRLPDASAPYTTTMVFLVRKGNPKHIKDWDDLAKPGVQVVIANPKTSGNGRYAYLAAWGYRKQQGASDAQALDFERALLKNVPVLDAGGRGATTTFTQRDIGDVIVTFENEVALIDTGVGAKDFEAVYPSVSLLAEPPVTIVDKVVDKRGTRKTAQAYLDYLYSPAAQEIIAQHHLRPRDAAVLAKHANEFKPIKTFTVEQVFGSWQNAQATHFADGGTFDQIVAGRK from the coding sequence ATGGCAGGTTTGGGACGCACGGCGCGCTGGCTCGGCGCGGGCATCATCGCATTGAGTGCAGTGGCGGCGCATGCCGAAACGTCGCTGCTGAACGTCTCGTATGACGTGACGCGCGAACTGTACAAGGACATCAACGCGAGCTTTATCGCCGACTACCAGAAGAAGACCGGCGAGACCCTGTCGATCAAGCAGTCGCACGGCGCTTCGAGCGCGCAGGCGCTTTCGGTGCTGCAAGGCCTGCAGGCCGACGTCGTGACGATGAACCAGCCCAACGACATCGACCTGCTCGCGCAGCAGGGCCATCTCGTGCCCGCCAACTGGCGCACGCGTCTGCCTGACGCGAGCGCGCCCTATACGACGACGATGGTGTTCCTCGTGCGCAAGGGCAATCCCAAACACATCAAGGACTGGGACGATCTCGCGAAGCCTGGCGTGCAGGTCGTGATCGCGAACCCGAAGACCTCGGGCAATGGCCGCTATGCGTATCTGGCCGCGTGGGGCTACCGCAAGCAGCAAGGCGCAAGCGACGCGCAGGCGCTCGACTTCGAACGCGCGCTGCTGAAGAACGTACCGGTGCTCGACGCGGGCGGCCGCGGAGCGACGACGACGTTCACGCAACGCGACATCGGTGACGTGATCGTGACCTTCGAAAACGAAGTGGCGCTCATCGATACGGGCGTGGGTGCGAAGGACTTCGAAGCAGTCTATCCGTCGGTGAGCTTGCTGGCGGAGCCGCCGGTGACGATCGTCGACAAGGTCGTGGACAAGCGCGGCACGCGCAAGACCGCGCAGGCGTATCTCGACTATCTGTATTCGCCCGCCGCGCAGGAGATCATCGCGCAGCACCATCTGCGTCCGCGCGATGCCGCCGTACTCGCGAAGCACGCAAACGAGTTCAAGCCGATCAAGACTTTCACGGTCGAGCAGGTATTCGGCAGCTGGCAGAACGCGCAGGCCACGCATTTCGCCGATGGCGGCACGTTCGATCAGATCGTCGCGGGCCGCAAGTAA
- a CDS encoding SPOR domain-containing protein produces MQVIQTMAKPRRTTKQQSKQSGGTFLGIVLGLIVGLAIAVVVALYITRAPTPFVSKVAPPAASDVSQNNEQVDPNRALQGKSPGQPVPQAAQSTPPNTAPGQTTNQTQSSGMLEEPQIVEVPPSGSNNNANGVAVAPQPSTGETVTGGTAIAKKPQSAGNSNNATNPAQILAGNQPQKPANAVPTPPAAKPGSATPAPGDANTGYFLQVGAYKTSGDAEQQRARLAFQGFESKVTQRDAGGVTYYRVRIGPFTKFDDMNSTRQRLSDAGIDTAVIRFTKQ; encoded by the coding sequence TTGCAGGTGATTCAGACGATGGCAAAACCGCGCCGCACTACAAAACAGCAGTCGAAGCAGTCCGGGGGAACCTTTCTCGGCATCGTGCTGGGCCTGATCGTCGGCCTTGCGATCGCGGTGGTGGTGGCGCTCTACATCACGCGCGCGCCCACGCCGTTCGTCTCGAAGGTCGCGCCGCCGGCCGCCTCCGACGTCAGCCAGAACAACGAGCAGGTCGACCCGAACCGCGCGCTGCAAGGCAAGTCGCCGGGCCAGCCGGTGCCGCAGGCCGCGCAAAGCACGCCGCCCAACACGGCGCCGGGCCAGACCACGAACCAGACGCAGTCCTCGGGCATGCTCGAAGAGCCGCAGATCGTCGAAGTGCCGCCCTCGGGTTCGAACAACAACGCCAACGGCGTCGCGGTCGCGCCGCAACCGTCGACGGGAGAAACCGTCACGGGCGGCACGGCTATCGCGAAGAAGCCGCAATCGGCCGGCAACTCGAACAACGCGACCAACCCGGCGCAGATCCTCGCGGGCAACCAGCCGCAAAAGCCTGCCAACGCGGTGCCGACGCCCCCGGCCGCCAAGCCCGGCAGCGCCACGCCCGCACCGGGCGACGCCAACACCGGCTACTTCCTGCAGGTGGGTGCGTACAAGACCTCGGGCGACGCCGAGCAGCAACGCGCGCGCCTTGCGTTCCAGGGGTTCGAGTCGAAGGTCACGCAGCGCGACGCCGGCGGTGTGACGTACTATCGCGTGCGCATCGGTCCGTTCACGAAGTTCGACGACATGAACTCGACGCGTCAGCGCCTGTCCGATGCCGGTATCGATACCGCCGTCATCCGCTTCACGAAGCAGTAA
- the metH gene encoding methionine synthase: MTDHTLRLSGLEPFNVTEGTLFINVGERTNVTGSKAFARMILNGQFDEALAVARQQVENGAQVIDVNMDEAMLDSKAAMVRFMNLIASEPDIARVPIMIDSSKWDVIEAGLQCVQGKAIVNSISLKEGKEQFVHHAKLIRRYGAASVVMAFDEQGQADTFARKTQICKRSYDILVNEVGFPPEDIIFDPNIFAVATGIEEHNNYAVDFIEATRWIKQNLPYAKISGGVSNVSFSFRGNDPVREAIHTVFLYYAIQAGMDMGIVNAGQLGVYADLDAELRERVEDVVLNRRADATDRLLEIADKFKTGAAKKEDNLEWRNQDVEKRLAHALVLGITNFIVEDTEEARVKIMGAGGRPINVIEGPLMDGMNIVGDLFGQGKMFLPQVVKSARVMKQAVAHLIPFIEEEKRLLAESGADVRAKGKIVIATVKGDVHDIGKNIVSVVLQCNNFEVVNMGVMVPCNEILAKAKVEGADIVGLSGLITPSLEEMAYVASEMQRDDYFRIKKIPLLIGGATTSRVHTAVKIAPHYEGPVVYVPDASRSVSVASSLLSDEGATKFIDDLKTDYDRIRDQHANKKAQPLVTLEEARANKTKVDWANFQPVKPKFIGRRVFKNFDLNELANYIDWGPFFQTWDLAGPYPQILNDEIVGESARRVFSDAKSMLSRLIQGRWLQANGVIALLPANTVNDDDIEIYTDESRSEVALTWRNLRQQSVRPVVDGVMRPNRSLADFIAPKDSGVADYIGMFAVTAGIGVDVKEAQFEKDHDDYSAIMLKALADRFAEAFAEALHARVRRDLWGYAASETLDNDALIAEKYAGIRPAPGYPACPDHLVKRDMFDFLQAGEVGMSVTESLAMLPAASVSGFYLAHPDSTYFSVGKIGQDQLADYARRMSLSDEDARRALAPQL; this comes from the coding sequence ATGACTGACCATACCCTGCGCCTTTCCGGCCTCGAACCCTTCAACGTGACCGAAGGCACGCTGTTCATCAACGTGGGCGAGCGCACCAACGTGACCGGCTCGAAGGCCTTCGCGCGGATGATCCTCAACGGCCAGTTCGACGAGGCGCTCGCGGTTGCGCGCCAGCAGGTCGAAAACGGCGCGCAGGTCATCGACGTCAACATGGACGAAGCCATGCTCGACTCGAAGGCGGCGATGGTGCGCTTCATGAACCTCATCGCCTCCGAGCCCGACATCGCGCGCGTGCCGATCATGATCGACTCGTCGAAGTGGGACGTGATCGAGGCGGGCCTGCAGTGCGTGCAGGGCAAGGCCATCGTCAACTCGATCTCGCTCAAGGAAGGCAAGGAGCAGTTCGTGCATCACGCGAAGCTCATTCGCCGCTACGGCGCGGCGAGCGTGGTGATGGCGTTCGACGAGCAGGGCCAGGCCGACACGTTCGCGCGCAAGACCCAGATCTGCAAGCGCTCCTACGACATCCTCGTGAACGAAGTGGGCTTCCCGCCCGAGGACATCATCTTCGACCCGAACATCTTCGCGGTAGCCACAGGCATCGAAGAGCACAACAACTATGCGGTGGACTTCATCGAAGCCACGCGCTGGATCAAGCAGAACCTGCCCTACGCGAAGATCAGCGGCGGCGTGTCGAACGTGTCGTTCTCGTTCCGCGGCAACGACCCGGTGCGCGAGGCGATCCACACCGTGTTCCTCTACTACGCCATTCAGGCGGGCATGGACATGGGCATCGTGAACGCGGGCCAGCTCGGCGTGTACGCCGACCTCGACGCCGAGTTGCGTGAGCGTGTGGAAGACGTGGTGCTCAACCGCCGCGCCGACGCAACTGACCGTCTGCTCGAAATCGCAGACAAGTTCAAGACGGGCGCCGCGAAGAAGGAAGATAACCTCGAGTGGCGCAACCAGGACGTGGAAAAGCGTCTCGCGCACGCACTCGTGCTCGGCATTACGAACTTCATTGTCGAGGACACCGAAGAAGCACGCGTGAAGATCATGGGCGCGGGCGGCCGGCCGATCAACGTGATCGAAGGCCCGCTCATGGACGGCATGAACATCGTCGGCGACCTGTTCGGCCAGGGCAAGATGTTCCTGCCGCAGGTTGTGAAGTCGGCGCGCGTGATGAAGCAGGCCGTGGCGCACCTGATTCCGTTCATCGAGGAAGAAAAGCGCCTGCTCGCCGAATCGGGCGCCGACGTGCGCGCGAAGGGCAAGATCGTCATCGCGACCGTGAAGGGCGACGTGCATGACATCGGCAAGAACATCGTGTCCGTCGTGCTCCAGTGCAATAACTTCGAAGTGGTCAACATGGGCGTGATGGTCCCGTGCAACGAGATTCTCGCGAAGGCGAAGGTCGAAGGCGCGGATATCGTCGGCCTCTCGGGGCTCATTACGCCCTCGCTCGAGGAAATGGCCTACGTTGCGAGCGAAATGCAACGCGACGACTACTTCCGCATCAAGAAGATTCCGCTGCTCATCGGCGGCGCGACGACGTCGCGCGTGCATACCGCAGTGAAGATCGCGCCGCACTACGAAGGTCCGGTCGTGTACGTGCCGGACGCGTCGCGTTCGGTTTCGGTCGCCTCGAGCCTGCTTTCGGATGAGGGCGCAACGAAGTTCATCGACGATCTCAAGACCGACTACGACCGCATTCGCGATCAGCACGCCAACAAGAAGGCTCAGCCCCTCGTGACACTCGAAGAGGCGCGCGCGAACAAGACGAAGGTCGACTGGGCGAACTTCCAGCCCGTGAAGCCGAAGTTCATCGGCCGCCGCGTGTTCAAGAACTTCGACTTGAACGAACTCGCGAATTACATCGACTGGGGTCCGTTCTTCCAGACGTGGGATCTCGCGGGCCCCTATCCGCAGATCCTCAACGACGAGATCGTGGGCGAGTCGGCGCGCCGCGTGTTTTCCGACGCGAAGTCGATGCTGTCGCGCCTGATCCAGGGCCGCTGGCTGCAGGCCAACGGCGTGATCGCGCTGTTGCCCGCCAATACCGTCAACGACGACGACATCGAGATCTACACCGACGAATCGCGCAGCGAAGTCGCGCTCACGTGGCGCAATCTGCGCCAGCAGTCGGTGCGCCCCGTGGTGGACGGCGTGATGCGCCCGAACCGCTCGCTTGCCGACTTCATCGCGCCGAAGGACTCGGGCGTGGCCGACTATATCGGCATGTTCGCGGTCACGGCGGGTATTGGCGTGGACGTGAAAGAAGCGCAGTTCGAGAAGGACCACGACGACTACAGCGCGATCATGCTCAAGGCACTCGCGGACCGCTTCGCGGAAGCGTTCGCCGAAGCTTTGCACGCGCGCGTGCGCCGCGACCTGTGGGGCTATGCGGCCAGCGAAACGCTCGACAACGACGCGCTGATCGCCGAGAAGTACGCGGGCATTCGCCCGGCTCCGGGCTACCCGGCCTGCCCGGACCACCTCGTGAAGCGCGACATGTTCGACTTCCTGCAAGCGGGCGAAGTCGGCATGAGCGTGACGGAATCGCTCGCCATGCTGCCGGCCGCGAGCGTTTCGGGCTTCTACCTGGCGCACCCGGACAGCACGTACTTCTCGGTGGGCAAGATCGGCCAGGACCAGCTCGCCGATTACGCGCGCCGCATGTCGCTCTCCGACGAGGACGCCCGCCGCGCGCTCGCGCCGCAGCTTTAA
- the argS gene encoding arginine--tRNA ligase produces the protein MLPAQKHTLETLLAQAVAQVAKATEGASEAAFVVPAITLERPKVAAHGDVACNVAMQLAKPMRANPRQLAQQIVDAVLAQPEAAGLVEAAEVAGPGFINLRLTANAKRAVIGAVFEEGEAFGRSQREAGKRVLVEFVSANPTGPLHVGHGRQAALGDAISNVLGSQGYDVHREFYYNDAGVQIGNLAVSTQARARGFKPGDAEWPEAAYNGEYIADIARDYLAGETVAAKDGAPVTGEKDPENLEAIRRFAVAYLRHEQDLDLQAFGVKFDRYYLESSLYTEGRVEKTVEALVASGQTYEQEGALWLKTTDYGDDKDRVMRKSDGTYTYFLPDVAYHVTKWERGFTKVINIQGSDHHGTIARVRAGLQALGVGIPKGYPDYVLHKMVTVMRDGQEVKISKRAGSYVTVRDLIEWSGGAKPGSEVSPDLLDEATIRRGRDAVRFFLISRKADTEFVFDIDLALKENDENPVYYVQYAHARISSILGDWQGKFGGNLAALPKVDLAPLSSERALALIAKLGEFPDMLTHAASELAPHAVAFYLRELAAEFHSFYNAERVLVDDVAERDARVALLAATRRVLANGLAVIGVSAPERM, from the coding sequence ATGCTGCCCGCACAGAAACACACCCTGGAGACCCTGCTCGCGCAAGCCGTCGCCCAGGTGGCGAAGGCCACCGAAGGCGCGAGCGAAGCCGCATTCGTCGTGCCCGCGATCACGCTCGAGCGCCCGAAGGTCGCCGCGCACGGCGACGTCGCCTGCAACGTCGCGATGCAGCTCGCCAAGCCCATGCGCGCGAACCCGCGCCAGCTCGCCCAGCAGATCGTCGACGCCGTGCTCGCCCAGCCCGAGGCCGCAGGCCTCGTCGAGGCGGCCGAAGTAGCCGGCCCCGGCTTCATCAACCTGCGTCTGACCGCGAACGCAAAGCGCGCCGTGATCGGCGCCGTGTTCGAAGAAGGCGAGGCATTCGGCCGTTCGCAACGCGAAGCCGGCAAGCGCGTGCTCGTCGAGTTCGTCTCGGCCAATCCCACGGGTCCGCTGCACGTGGGCCACGGACGTCAGGCCGCGCTCGGCGACGCCATCTCGAACGTGCTCGGCTCGCAAGGCTATGACGTGCACCGCGAGTTCTACTACAACGACGCGGGCGTGCAGATCGGCAACCTCGCTGTCTCCACCCAGGCGCGCGCACGCGGCTTCAAGCCCGGCGACGCCGAGTGGCCCGAGGCCGCCTACAACGGCGAATACATCGCCGACATCGCACGCGACTATCTCGCGGGCGAGACCGTCGCGGCCAAGGACGGCGCGCCCGTCACGGGTGAGAAGGATCCGGAGAACCTCGAAGCGATCCGCCGCTTCGCCGTGGCCTATCTGCGCCACGAGCAGGACCTCGATTTGCAGGCGTTCGGCGTGAAGTTCGATCGCTATTACCTCGAGTCTTCGCTATACACGGAAGGCCGTGTCGAGAAGACCGTCGAGGCGCTGGTCGCTTCGGGCCAAACCTACGAGCAGGAAGGTGCGCTGTGGCTCAAGACCACGGACTACGGCGACGACAAGGACCGCGTGATGCGCAAGTCCGACGGCACCTACACCTACTTCCTGCCCGACGTCGCCTACCACGTCACCAAGTGGGAGCGCGGCTTCACGAAGGTCATCAATATCCAGGGCTCCGACCACCACGGCACCATTGCCCGCGTGCGCGCGGGTCTGCAGGCGCTTGGCGTCGGTATCCCGAAGGGCTATCCCGACTACGTGCTGCACAAGATGGTGACGGTGATGCGTGACGGCCAGGAGGTGAAGATCTCCAAGCGCGCAGGCAGCTACGTGACGGTGCGCGATCTGATCGAATGGTCGGGCGGCGCGAAGCCGGGCAGCGAAGTCTCGCCCGACCTGCTCGACGAGGCCACCATCCGCCGCGGCCGCGACGCCGTGCGCTTTTTCCTCATCTCGCGCAAGGCTGACACCGAATTCGTATTCGACATCGACCTCGCGCTGAAGGAAAACGACGAAAACCCGGTGTATTACGTGCAATACGCACACGCGCGCATCTCGTCGATCCTCGGCGACTGGCAGGGCAAGTTCGGCGGCAATCTGGCCGCGCTGCCCAAGGTCGATCTCGCGCCGCTGTCGAGCGAACGCGCGCTCGCGCTCATCGCGAAACTCGGCGAATTCCCCGACATGCTCACGCATGCTGCCAGCGAACTCGCGCCGCACGCGGTGGCGTTCTACCTGCGCGAACTCGCCGCTGAGTTTCACTCGTTCTACAATGCCGAACGCGTTCTCGTCGACGACGTCGCCGAGCGCGACGCCCGCGTCGCCCTTCTCGCGGCCACGCGCCGGGTGCTCGCGAACGGCCTGGCCGTGATCGGCGTGTCCGCGCCGGAGCGCATGTAA
- a CDS encoding acid-shock protein, with protein MKKLMLMLTAFGVAALAQPSFAQPAAPEQASPATSYSAPTEKHVKKPKKTKAKKSAASAAEPAAASE; from the coding sequence ATGAAGAAGCTGATGTTGATGTTGACCGCCTTCGGCGTCGCAGCGCTTGCGCAGCCGTCGTTCGCCCAGCCGGCCGCGCCGGAGCAGGCGAGCCCGGCGACGTCGTATTCGGCGCCCACCGAAAAGCACGTGAAGAAGCCGAAGAAAACCAAGGCGAAAAAGTCGGCGGCTTCCGCTGCCGAGCCGGCGGCCGCCAGCGAGTAA
- a CDS encoding DUF1840 domain-containing protein: MLVTFKCHAAPDVTMLENLAQYLLGIIGKRLGPRGVITHDELDTAITKLEAAIATDKKERHEQEGHFHEGEEDRAHHELPVGLAQRAFPFLDMLRAAKKEDNDVLWGI, from the coding sequence ATGCTGGTTACTTTTAAATGCCACGCGGCGCCCGACGTCACGATGCTGGAGAACCTCGCACAATACCTTCTCGGCATCATCGGCAAGCGGCTCGGCCCGCGCGGGGTGATTACCCACGACGAACTCGACACCGCCATCACCAAGCTTGAAGCGGCGATCGCCACGGACAAGAAAGAGCGTCACGAGCAGGAAGGCCACTTTCACGAAGGCGAGGAGGACCGCGCCCATCACGAACTGCCGGTCGGCCTCGCGCAACGCGCCTTTCCGTTCCTCGACATGCTGCGTGCCGCGAAGAAGGAAGACAACGACGTTTTGTGGGGCATTTGA
- a CDS encoding thiol:disulfide interchange protein DsbA/DsbL — protein MKRLLGTLFLSFSLIAGVAHASADAPVAGKDYTVLKTPQALDVPAGKIEVIEFFWYGCPHCNAFDPFLEGWIKKQGQDVVFKRVPVAFRDDFIPHSKMYYALDALGLAQKLTPVVFHEIHVNKNYLLTPEDQAKFLATQGVDPKKYMEAYNSFSTQSALQRDKALLDSYKIDGVPTIAIQGKYETGPAMVQGPEDKALPGTLQVMDFIVSQIRSKKM, from the coding sequence ATGAAACGACTTCTCGGTACGCTTTTTCTCTCGTTTTCGCTGATCGCCGGTGTGGCTCACGCCTCCGCCGACGCCCCCGTGGCCGGCAAGGACTACACGGTCCTGAAGACGCCCCAGGCGCTCGACGTGCCCGCGGGCAAGATCGAGGTGATCGAGTTCTTCTGGTACGGCTGCCCGCACTGCAACGCGTTCGACCCGTTTCTCGAAGGGTGGATCAAGAAGCAAGGTCAGGACGTCGTGTTCAAGCGCGTGCCGGTGGCATTCCGTGACGATTTCATCCCGCATTCGAAGATGTACTACGCGCTCGACGCGCTCGGCCTCGCCCAGAAGCTCACGCCGGTGGTGTTCCACGAAATCCACGTGAACAAGAACTACCTGCTCACGCCGGAAGATCAGGCGAAGTTCCTCGCCACGCAGGGCGTCGATCCGAAGAAGTACATGGAAGCGTACAACTCGTTCTCGACGCAGAGCGCGCTGCAGCGTGACAAGGCCCTGCTCGATTCCTACAAGATCGACGGCGTGCCGACCATCGCCATCCAGGGCAAGTACGAAACCGGCCCGGCCATGGTCCAGGGTCCGGAAGACAAGGCGCTGCCGGGCACGCTGCAGGTGATGGACTTCATCGTCTCGCAGATCCGCTCGAAGAAGATGTAA